A single window of Sphaerodactylus townsendi isolate TG3544 linkage group LG03, MPM_Stown_v2.3, whole genome shotgun sequence DNA harbors:
- the MANF gene encoding mesencephalic astrocyte-derived neurotrophic factor has translation MRAANGLWAAVALILLPGNSRALREGDCEVCVSFMGRFYQSLKDKNVEFTPASIEKELLKSCKETKGKENRLCYYIGATSDAATKIINEVSKPLSNHIPVEKICEKLKKKDSQICELKYDKQIDLSTVDLKKLRVKELKKILDDWGEACKGCAEKSDYIRKINELMPKYAPKAASSRTDL, from the exons ATGCGGGCGGCCAACGGGCTCTGGGCGGCGGTGGCCTTGATTCTGCTGCCGGGCAACAGCCGCGCTCTGCGAGAGGGCGACTGCGAAG TATGTGTGTCATTCATGGGAAGATTCTACCAGAGCTTAAAGGACAAGAATGTTGAATTTACGCCAGCCAGTATTGAAAAAGAGCTTTTGAAATCCTGTAAAGAGACAAAAGGCAAAGAGAATCGACTA TGCTATTACATTGGAGCTACCAGTGATGCAGCCACCAAAATAATTAATGAGGTGTCAAAACCTTTGAGTAATCACATTCCTGTTGAAAAGATTTGTGAGAAGCTGAAGAAGAAAGATAGTCAGATCTGTGAATTGAAATACG ATAAACAGATTGACTTGAGCACTGTGGACCTGAAGAAGTTGAGAGTCAAAGAACTGAAGAAAATTCTAGACGATTGGGGTGAAGCTTGTAAAGGCTGTGCTGAAAAATCGGACTATATTCGCAAAATCAATGAACTGATGCCTAAATATGCACCAAAGGCAGCCAGTTCACGGACAGACCTCTGA